A window from Malania oleifera isolate guangnan ecotype guangnan chromosome 7, ASM2987363v1, whole genome shotgun sequence encodes these proteins:
- the LOC131160820 gene encoding uncharacterized protein LOC131160820: protein MVDASCGGIFLTKHENETWTLFETLAENSQQHIVAARKTSQTSSSHSKGFYKLAAVYELAPTLHTIIKKLDEALSLEQSSQPVVCAELCAICSDPSHTCYTCLDAVESDPVSSNSTYHEHAQVVTTFRSGKEVENKVGEKLDSSKGKENMSVNPIVEPCTLSSSNLVSDPIMLASSYDFILPHYILVVPFPVALQSNSTSKKEANVESMMDIFKQVKINLALLDAIKQVPTYAKFLKDPCTQKHKSWVHMNKRILLIEYVSSILLGHIPPKLKDPSAATISCVIDNYTINRALLDLGASVNLVPYSVYQQFGLGELKPTPVTLSFANRSVKVCRDVVEDILVKVDTFYFLVEFIVLDMEPIGPAKK from the exons ATGGTCGATGCATCCTGTGGAGGTATCTTCCTCACAAAGCATGAGAATGAGACTTGGACTCTCTTCGAGACGCTTGCTGAGAATTCTCAGCAACACATCGTTGCTGCTCGTaaaacttcccaaacttcttcTTCCCATTCTAAGGGATTTTACAAGTTAGCAGCCGTCTATGAGCTCGCACCCACTCTGCACACTATCATCAAGAAACTTGATGAGGCCCTTTCCTTAGAACAATCATCTCAGCCAGTAGTGTGTGCGGAGTTGTGCGCCATATGCTCTGATCCATCTCATACTTGTTACACTTGCCTCGATGC AGTAGAGAGTGATCCGGTATCCAGTAATTCGACTTACCATGAACATGCCCAAGTTGTGACCACCTTTAGAAGTGGCAAGGAGGTAGAGAACAAGGTCGGGGAGAAGTTGGACTCAAGCAAGGGTAAGGAGAATATGAGTGTAAATCCCATTGTTGAACCATGTACCCTTTCTTCCTCAAATTTGGTGAGTGATCCCATAATGCTTGCCTCCTCCTATGATTTCATATTGCCCCACTATATCCTTGTAGTACCATTTCCTGTAGCTCTTCAATCAAATTCTACGTCTAAGAAGGAAGCCAATGTAGAGTCCATGATGGATATATTTAAGCAAGTTAAGATCAATCTTGCCCTCTTAGATGCAATTAAGCAAGTACCCACTTATGCTAAATTCCTCAAGGACCCATGCACCCAAAAGCACAAATCTTGGGTGCACATGAACAAAAGAATCCTATTGATCGAGTATGTGAGCTCCATTCTATTAGGTCACATTCCCCCAAAGCTTAAGGATCCCAGCGCTGCCACTATCTCATGTGTGATCGATAATTACACCATCAATAGGGCCCTCTTGGATTTGGGAGCGAGTGTGAACCTAGTTCCTTATTCGGTCTATCAACAATTTGGTCTAGGAGAGCTTAAGCCTACCCCGGTCACTTTGAGCTTTGCTAACAGATCCGTGAAAGTGTGTCGGGATGTTGTTGAGGATATCCTAGTGAAGGTCGATACGTTCTATTTCCTAGTCGAATTCATTGTCTTAGACATGGAACCTATCGGCCCAGCCAAAAAATAA